In a genomic window of Verrucomicrobiota bacterium:
- a CDS encoding pyridoxal phosphate-dependent aminotransferase family protein, which produces MIPPLDFIDSTHVRRGKRSLVYFGGCNYLGLSGHPRVLASMRNALKLGLTQPGASRRTTGEHPLYRATEKALARFLHFPAVALANSGYLAPLFAIQALRTKATHAVLDHDTHPCLIDAAAISGLPVLRASEMDSKSLAKTIRSLPRRAKPVVLLEGTHGTTAGFSRVDKALADLPRNGWLIVDDAHGIGAVGPQGRGVLSHFQLRDPRIVLTLSLAKALGVAGGAVAGAPEVIQALRDSSPAYAGSTPLPLAAPAGVLESIQVFEDEPGRLARLQMNMRSFHDALKPHAFLSNSPHTPVTRWTPDSPSHVQDMTRRLLRAGIFPSFIRYPVGPSAGYFRFAINSEHQAAEFQRLAECLQPGTGR; this is translated from the coding sequence GTGATTCCACCCCTCGATTTCATCGACTCCACTCACGTCCGACGCGGGAAGCGGAGCCTCGTCTATTTTGGTGGCTGCAACTACCTCGGACTAAGCGGCCATCCACGCGTGCTGGCCTCCATGCGCAACGCGCTGAAACTCGGCCTCACTCAACCCGGCGCCTCCCGCCGCACCACCGGCGAACATCCCCTCTACCGCGCCACGGAGAAAGCTCTGGCTCGTTTTCTCCACTTCCCGGCCGTGGCTCTTGCCAACTCCGGTTATTTGGCGCCGCTGTTCGCCATCCAAGCCCTGAGAACGAAGGCCACTCACGCCGTTCTCGATCACGATACTCATCCGTGCCTCATCGACGCCGCCGCCATCTCAGGCCTCCCCGTTCTTCGAGCCTCAGAGATGGATTCAAAGAGTCTGGCCAAAACCATTCGTTCCCTCCCGCGCCGAGCCAAGCCCGTCGTTCTACTCGAAGGCACCCACGGCACCACCGCCGGTTTCTCCCGCGTCGATAAAGCCTTGGCCGACCTACCTCGAAACGGCTGGTTGATCGTGGATGACGCGCACGGGATCGGTGCGGTCGGACCCCAAGGACGAGGAGTCCTCTCGCATTTTCAGCTTCGAGATCCGCGAATCGTCCTGACTTTGAGTTTGGCCAAAGCACTGGGTGTGGCTGGCGGCGCGGTCGCCGGCGCGCCCGAGGTGATTCAAGCGCTCCGAGACTCTTCACCCGCCTACGCGGGCTCCACACCCCTGCCGCTTGCCGCCCCGGCCGGCGTGTTGGAATCGATCCAGGTCTTCGAGGATGAACCCGGACGCCTCGCCCGGTTGCAGATGAACATGAGAAGCTTCCACGACGCGCTCAAACCCCACGCGTTTCTCTCCAACTCTCCCCATACTCCCGTCACACGTTGGACTCCGGATTCGCCCTCCCATGTTCAGGACATGACACGCCGCCTCCTGCGCGCGGGCATCTTTCCCTCCTTCATCCGCTATCCGGTCGGTCCTTCCGCAGGCTACTTTCGCTTCGCGATCAACTCCGAACATCAAGCCGCGGAGTTCCAACGTCTCGCGGAATGCCTTCAACCGGGAACCGGACGCTGA